The following proteins come from a genomic window of Pelagicoccus albus:
- a CDS encoding glycosyl hydrolase family 95 catalytic domain-containing protein, translating to MIKRFGITRWLSFSVMALSLGLIGQSAEETTLWYNEPAEHWTEALPVGNGSLGAMVFGGKELEHLQLNEDTLWTGQPHEYQHEGAVDHLPEIRRLLRAGDQDAAEALAMDTFMSIPLRQKWYQPMSDLLMEFKGHESATNYRRELDLDTAISRVGYEVGGVEFARETISSYPDQVIGQRIVSSQKGALDFSIRLTTEHALHEVKVLGKQGRILLTGQVEDISLERLSEEQAQYLGDLYEGEGIRFATQVEVRIEGGKLKRKGDRLLVVGADAATLLISGATSFENYRDISGDPVAKTNAILEQAESKDYASIRSAQKADHEALFSRMEIDLGTSERSQLSTYDRLREEDKTQDPGLVSLLFNYGRYLLISSSRAGSQPANLQGIWNDQIRPPWGSKYTVNINAEMNYWPTEVANLAETAEPLFDMIDDLVESGRKTAQTHYGARGWVLHHNTDLWRATAPINNSNHGIWPAGGAWLCNHLWERYLFTGDEAFLKNRAYPVMKEAALFFMDTLVEDNNGQWLISGPSNSPEHGGLVMGPTMDHQIIRNLYAAVIEAAKVLDVDAELASELTAQRNRIAPNQIGQHGQLQEWLEDEDDPDNRHRHVSHLWGVFPGKEITQRTPELLEAAKQSLTFRGDGGTGWSLGWKIALWARFRDGDHAHKMIMTQLNFVDPGYGSKGGGGMYPNLFDAHPPFQIDGNFAATAAVCEMLLQSHEYVSTQSDRRELVLLPALPGLWKSGSIKGLKARGGFEVDLSWQDSRLLSVEISSVKGGKARLVYGDRVVDVNLKAGERASFGPDLRNTLAYDAEQSPLELSQWMMRSTVERFQTWLPAGEEVASFWDYGLGMLAVANVELYRASGEEKWLDYAEGIIRPNMLEDGSIRRYELEKYNVDLVKPGSAAIDLYKITGDEVYKAPIELLRKQMREHPRTEEGGFWHKKKYESQMWLDGLYMASPFLAQYAATFEEPELFDDVVNQIALMDKHAYDAEKGLHYHAWDEKRQQSWADAETGLSDNFWSRSIGWYGMALVDVLDYLPEDYAGRDTVVEILGRWAKGVKKYQDADTGLWWQVTDAGGKTGNYLEASGSCMFVYVLSKAVNRGYLDRTVFEDTIEQGWTGIKERLLDVDGELLKLAQCCRVAGLSDSRDGSFDYYLSEPVIFNDLKGVGPFIRAGVEMEAFEKALN from the coding sequence ATGATAAAAAGATTCGGAATAACTCGCTGGCTAAGCTTCTCGGTTATGGCCTTGTCCCTCGGGCTGATTGGGCAGAGTGCTGAGGAGACTACGCTTTGGTACAATGAACCCGCGGAGCATTGGACAGAAGCCCTGCCGGTTGGCAATGGGAGTCTGGGAGCAATGGTCTTCGGCGGCAAGGAGCTCGAACATCTGCAGCTCAATGAAGATACGCTCTGGACCGGCCAACCGCACGAGTACCAGCACGAAGGAGCAGTGGATCATCTCCCCGAGATCCGGAGACTGCTAAGGGCAGGCGATCAGGACGCAGCGGAAGCGCTGGCCATGGATACGTTTATGAGTATCCCGCTTCGTCAAAAATGGTACCAGCCCATGTCGGATCTGCTGATGGAATTCAAGGGTCACGAATCCGCCACTAACTATCGTAGGGAACTCGACCTTGATACTGCGATTTCACGAGTTGGTTATGAAGTCGGCGGAGTCGAATTCGCTCGCGAAACGATATCCAGCTACCCGGATCAGGTCATCGGCCAACGAATTGTATCCAGCCAAAAAGGCGCCCTTGATTTCTCAATACGCCTTACTACGGAACATGCTCTGCACGAGGTTAAGGTTTTGGGGAAACAGGGTCGCATCTTGCTTACCGGCCAGGTCGAGGACATTTCCTTGGAAAGGCTCAGCGAAGAACAAGCCCAATACTTGGGCGATCTTTACGAAGGGGAGGGGATTCGCTTTGCTACACAGGTCGAAGTTAGGATCGAAGGCGGCAAGCTGAAGCGAAAGGGAGATCGTTTGCTCGTTGTAGGAGCGGATGCAGCGACTTTGTTAATAAGCGGTGCGACTTCTTTCGAAAACTATCGGGACATCAGTGGCGATCCGGTGGCCAAGACGAACGCCATTTTAGAACAGGCGGAATCCAAGGATTACGCCTCGATTCGCTCGGCTCAGAAAGCGGATCATGAAGCGCTTTTTAGCCGGATGGAAATCGATCTTGGGACTTCGGAACGTTCGCAACTCTCAACATATGATCGTTTGCGGGAAGAAGATAAAACCCAGGATCCCGGCTTGGTGTCTCTGTTGTTCAACTACGGCCGTTATCTTCTCATCTCCAGCAGTCGAGCCGGCTCACAGCCCGCTAACCTGCAGGGTATCTGGAATGACCAGATTCGTCCCCCTTGGGGCAGCAAATACACAGTTAACATCAATGCGGAAATGAATTATTGGCCGACGGAAGTGGCTAATCTCGCCGAGACGGCTGAGCCTTTGTTCGATATGATCGACGATCTTGTCGAGAGCGGCCGTAAGACCGCTCAGACCCACTACGGCGCTCGCGGTTGGGTGCTGCACCACAATACGGATTTGTGGCGAGCTACGGCACCTATTAATAACTCCAACCATGGGATCTGGCCCGCAGGAGGCGCTTGGCTTTGCAATCATCTGTGGGAACGGTATTTGTTTACCGGAGACGAGGCGTTTTTGAAGAATCGCGCTTACCCAGTGATGAAAGAGGCTGCTCTCTTTTTCATGGATACGCTGGTTGAAGACAACAACGGCCAGTGGCTGATCAGCGGTCCCTCCAACTCCCCCGAACATGGTGGGCTCGTAATGGGGCCGACAATGGATCACCAGATCATTCGCAATCTCTATGCCGCGGTAATTGAAGCTGCCAAGGTTCTAGATGTAGACGCAGAGCTAGCCAGCGAACTCACGGCTCAGCGAAACCGTATTGCGCCCAACCAGATCGGGCAACACGGCCAGCTGCAGGAATGGCTCGAAGATGAGGACGATCCGGATAACCGTCACCGTCACGTTTCGCACCTTTGGGGCGTCTTTCCCGGCAAGGAAATTACGCAACGCACCCCCGAACTCCTTGAGGCAGCGAAGCAATCCCTGACCTTTAGAGGTGATGGAGGAACGGGTTGGTCATTGGGTTGGAAGATCGCTCTCTGGGCTCGTTTTCGTGACGGAGACCACGCTCACAAGATGATCATGACACAGCTTAACTTCGTCGATCCGGGATACGGATCAAAGGGAGGCGGAGGTATGTATCCGAATCTCTTCGACGCCCATCCGCCGTTTCAGATCGATGGAAATTTCGCCGCAACCGCAGCAGTTTGCGAGATGTTGCTGCAAAGCCATGAATACGTATCCACGCAGAGCGATCGCAGAGAGCTCGTTTTATTGCCCGCTTTGCCCGGCCTATGGAAATCAGGTTCCATCAAGGGGCTAAAAGCTCGAGGTGGCTTCGAAGTCGATTTGAGCTGGCAGGATAGCCGTTTGTTATCCGTTGAAATTTCCTCTGTTAAAGGAGGTAAGGCACGTCTCGTTTACGGGGACAGGGTGGTTGATGTGAATTTGAAAGCCGGCGAGAGGGCGAGTTTTGGTCCGGACCTGAGAAACACGCTCGCCTACGATGCTGAGCAGTCGCCGCTGGAGCTCTCCCAGTGGATGATGCGATCCACGGTTGAGCGCTTCCAAACTTGGTTGCCCGCAGGAGAAGAGGTGGCCTCTTTCTGGGACTATGGACTGGGAATGCTCGCGGTGGCCAACGTAGAGCTGTACCGGGCCAGCGGGGAAGAAAAGTGGCTGGACTACGCGGAAGGCATTATCCGTCCCAACATGTTGGAGGACGGCTCTATTCGTCGCTACGAGCTAGAGAAGTACAATGTCGACCTGGTGAAGCCCGGAAGCGCTGCGATCGATCTGTACAAGATAACTGGAGACGAGGTCTACAAGGCACCCATCGAATTGCTCCGCAAGCAGATGCGTGAGCATCCCCGCACCGAAGAAGGTGGATTTTGGCACAAGAAGAAGTACGAGTCGCAAATGTGGCTAGATGGCCTCTACATGGCTTCTCCTTTCTTGGCCCAGTATGCGGCGACCTTTGAAGAGCCGGAGCTTTTTGATGACGTGGTCAATCAGATTGCCCTAATGGATAAGCACGCGTACGATGCGGAGAAAGGCCTACACTACCATGCATGGGATGAAAAACGGCAGCAGTCTTGGGCGGATGCGGAAACCGGCTTGTCCGATAATTTCTGGAGTCGCTCAATCGGTTGGTACGGCATGGCCCTGGTCGATGTGCTAGACTACCTGCCTGAAGACTATGCGGGACGTGATACTGTAGTGGAGATTCTCGGACGATGGGCCAAGGGTGTCAAAAAGTACCAGGATGCGGATACCGGCTTGTGGTGGCAGGTAACGGATGCTGGTGGCAAGACAGGTAACTATTTGGAAGCCAGCGGTTCGTGCATGTTCGTCTACGTATTGTCGAAGGCGGTGAACCGGGGCTATCTCGATCGTACCGTTTTCGAGGATACTATTGAACAAGGCTGGACTGGCATAAAGGAGCGTTTGCTCGATGTAGATGGAGAACTGCTGAAGCTCGCCCAATGTTGCCGTGTAGCAGGACTGAGCGATTCGCGGGACGGGTCCTTTGACTATTATCTCAGCGAGCCGGTGATCTTCAACGATCTCAAAGGAGTGGGGCCCTTTATTCGGGCTGGAGTAGAAATGGAAGCCTTCGAAAAGGCACTGAACTGA
- a CDS encoding sodium:solute symporter → MQSHFTTLDLIILGAYFVAILGVGYGFRTKSSSVEGFTAANRSLPGWLTGLSILGTYVSSISFLALPGKAFATDWNSFVFSLSLPLATLVAIRWFLPFYRNSSSVSAYEHLEERFGVWARSYTSACYLLTQLARMGTVMYLMALPLNVLLGWDIRLIIIATGVSVTAYTFLGGLVAVIWTDAIQTIILILGALVCGAIMVFSLPGGFGELFPVAAENDKFSLGSYGLELGESTFWVVLVYGLVINLQNFGIDQNYVQRYVASSSDKEARKSLWVGGATYLPVSAIFFFLGTSLFAYYQAFPDLLPTAYQDPANADKVFPWFIVSALPAGLTGLLIAAVFAAAMSTVSTSLNSSSTIILNDYYKRFVNRSADDRTGMRFLHGTTVVWGILGTVIALAMTEVKSALDAWWSLAGIFGGGTLGLFLLGMISHRAKNAAAITGVTAGVLLIVWMTFSSKAEFLPNGLQSPFHNYLIIVFGTATILIVGGLVSLLLGKKPNAN, encoded by the coding sequence ATGCAGTCTCATTTCACCACCTTAGACCTAATAATCCTCGGAGCTTATTTCGTGGCAATCCTTGGAGTGGGCTACGGCTTCCGGACCAAGAGTTCCAGCGTGGAAGGGTTTACAGCGGCGAACCGTAGTCTGCCCGGTTGGTTGACTGGATTGTCGATTCTCGGGACTTACGTCAGCAGCATCAGCTTTCTCGCTCTGCCAGGAAAGGCGTTCGCCACCGATTGGAACTCGTTCGTATTCAGTCTTTCTCTGCCACTGGCGACCTTGGTGGCGATTCGCTGGTTTCTTCCTTTTTATCGAAATAGCAGTTCCGTTTCCGCTTACGAGCACTTGGAAGAACGCTTCGGCGTCTGGGCTCGGAGCTATACGAGCGCTTGCTACCTGCTGACGCAGCTTGCTCGTATGGGAACGGTTATGTACTTGATGGCACTTCCCTTGAACGTGTTGCTCGGCTGGGATATTCGCCTGATTATCATTGCGACCGGTGTATCCGTGACAGCTTACACCTTTCTTGGCGGATTAGTCGCGGTCATTTGGACGGATGCGATCCAGACTATTATTCTGATTCTTGGAGCGCTTGTTTGCGGAGCGATCATGGTCTTCAGCTTGCCAGGCGGATTTGGGGAATTGTTTCCCGTAGCGGCGGAGAATGACAAGTTCAGCCTCGGTAGCTACGGTCTCGAATTAGGGGAGAGCACCTTCTGGGTTGTACTTGTGTATGGTCTCGTAATCAACCTGCAGAATTTCGGAATCGACCAAAACTACGTGCAACGCTACGTGGCTTCCAGCTCCGACAAGGAAGCTCGCAAAAGTCTCTGGGTCGGCGGGGCTACTTACCTTCCGGTATCGGCTATCTTCTTTTTCTTGGGAACCAGCCTTTTCGCTTACTACCAGGCGTTTCCGGACTTGCTGCCGACTGCCTACCAGGATCCGGCTAATGCAGATAAAGTTTTTCCCTGGTTCATCGTGTCGGCTTTGCCGGCGGGGCTGACTGGCTTGTTGATCGCAGCGGTATTTGCAGCGGCTATGAGCACGGTTTCGACTAGCCTCAACTCTTCGTCGACCATTATCCTCAACGACTATTACAAGCGCTTCGTGAATCGCTCCGCCGATGATCGGACCGGAATGCGTTTCCTGCACGGGACGACGGTTGTATGGGGGATATTGGGTACAGTGATCGCCTTGGCGATGACTGAAGTGAAGAGCGCCTTGGATGCATGGTGGAGCCTAGCGGGAATTTTTGGAGGCGGAACGCTGGGGCTGTTTCTCCTCGGCATGATTTCGCACCGGGCCAAGAACGCGGCCGCCATTACCGGCGTAACAGCCGGAGTTTTGCTCATCGTTTGGATGACTTTCTCAAGCAAGGCCGAGTTCTTGCCAAACGGGCTGCAAAGTCCCTTCCACAATTACCTGATCATCGTTTTTGGAACCGCGACCATCTTGATCGTGGGTGGTCTCGTTTCACTGCTGCTCGGGAAAAAGCCTAACGCTAACTGA
- a CDS encoding dihydrodipicolinate synthase family protein: MKTELPKEGVLAALCLPVDPNGRLLEDALAAHLQWLQAKGVHGVLALGSTGEFPLMTLDERKETLDTVLRLANGLPVIANISDINPRTVEVLGKHAKTIGLPGVAVMPPSFYPVGPQEQLSFFQRVAAAADLPVMLYNFPELTGNRIAPETVAAFADSAPMFGIKQSGKEFEYHKELVAIGEAKGFSVYSGADTRLPEAFGLGVKAAIGGLVNFIPEYMLAIHAHCRKGEVCDVELLAQRMREIGAKIDRLTFPVNVGMGMAARGLEPGCSRTNVSQTFRDEFAVVTQELRELFDSWNLESAASEAVS, from the coding sequence ATGAAAACTGAATTGCCAAAAGAAGGAGTGCTGGCCGCTCTTTGTTTGCCTGTCGACCCAAATGGTCGGCTTCTGGAGGACGCATTGGCGGCCCATTTGCAATGGCTGCAAGCCAAAGGAGTTCATGGCGTGTTGGCTCTAGGCAGCACGGGCGAGTTTCCGCTCATGACGCTAGACGAGCGTAAGGAGACCTTGGATACCGTTTTGAGATTGGCTAACGGATTACCTGTCATCGCGAACATCAGCGATATCAACCCTCGCACGGTGGAAGTACTGGGCAAACATGCCAAGACGATCGGGTTGCCAGGAGTCGCGGTTATGCCGCCAAGTTTCTATCCAGTCGGGCCGCAGGAGCAGTTGAGCTTTTTTCAGCGCGTTGCGGCAGCGGCGGACCTGCCGGTAATGCTCTATAATTTCCCTGAGTTAACGGGCAATCGGATCGCTCCTGAAACGGTAGCAGCCTTTGCGGATTCCGCTCCCATGTTTGGCATCAAGCAAAGTGGGAAGGAGTTCGAGTACCACAAGGAGTTGGTGGCTATCGGCGAAGCCAAGGGGTTTAGCGTTTACAGCGGAGCGGATACTCGTCTACCAGAGGCGTTTGGGCTTGGAGTTAAAGCGGCAATAGGTGGTTTGGTGAATTTCATTCCTGAATACATGTTGGCGATCCATGCACATTGCCGGAAAGGCGAAGTTTGCGATGTTGAGCTTCTCGCTCAGAGAATGAGAGAGATCGGAGCTAAGATCGACCGTTTGACCTTTCCCGTCAATGTGGGGATGGGCATGGCGGCTCGCGGACTTGAGCCAGGTTGCTCACGGACCAATGTTTCGCAGACGTTTCGTGATGAATTCGCTGTCGTGACGCAGGAACTACGCGAGCTCTTCGATTCCTGGAACCTAGAATCAGCCGCATCGGAGGCGGTATCCTAG
- a CDS encoding glycoside hydrolase family 28 protein: MTLNLFRALTLSAFAFFATVALAQNSSWHDVRDYGAAGDGVIKDTDAINAAIAACTEQGGGTVYFPAGTYLTGSIHMESNLTLHVDNGAELLYSGDPEDSPVVKTRWEGTEVYTYSPLIYAYQKENIAVVGGGLLNGAGVNWWWRTTEDPAREHIAMPGKLAWKALLKRIQEEGYEPVEEDFEVAMHYLRPSLIQSIECKKVLFEGISLLDSPMWMLHPIYCEDLQIRGVKFSSHGPNGDGIDLDSCRNVRISDCFFDTYDDCIVIKSGRDAQGRAIGRPTEFVTITNCVMYQGNGGVVIGSEMSGGIRNITASNIVCYGTDRGIRLKTARGRGAVVENLRFDNWVIENSALESIQISSNYVDLPEEDFSERTPTMRNVAISNVTIVNAAKAINIAGLPEQKVEGLRFSDIVASGEIGLNCDLAEDVEFNNVRINARTGAQFSITNSKGVVLNNVGSRQESQEPVVSVRDVEDLWLTNSHAVAANETFLEVNGAETSNIAVTGSEISNAATPLSVGEEVSEGEVLFK, encoded by the coding sequence ATGACTCTCAATCTATTCAGAGCCCTAACGCTTAGTGCGTTCGCATTTTTCGCAACCGTGGCCTTGGCCCAAAACTCAAGCTGGCACGACGTGCGGGACTACGGAGCAGCTGGCGATGGCGTGATCAAAGACACCGACGCAATAAACGCAGCGATCGCCGCCTGCACGGAGCAGGGAGGCGGTACCGTCTATTTCCCTGCCGGCACTTACCTGACCGGTTCGATCCACATGGAAAGCAACCTAACGCTCCACGTCGACAATGGAGCGGAACTCCTCTATAGCGGAGACCCCGAAGATTCGCCGGTCGTCAAGACCCGTTGGGAAGGTACCGAAGTCTATACTTACAGCCCTCTCATCTACGCTTACCAGAAGGAGAATATCGCCGTAGTGGGCGGTGGACTACTCAACGGGGCCGGCGTTAACTGGTGGTGGCGCACGACGGAAGACCCTGCTCGTGAGCATATTGCTATGCCAGGAAAACTCGCTTGGAAGGCCCTTCTGAAGCGTATCCAAGAAGAAGGGTACGAGCCTGTTGAAGAAGACTTCGAGGTCGCGATGCATTACCTTCGCCCTTCGCTGATCCAGAGCATCGAGTGCAAGAAGGTCCTGTTTGAAGGAATCAGTTTGCTCGATTCGCCTATGTGGATGCTGCATCCGATCTACTGCGAAGACTTGCAGATCCGCGGCGTGAAGTTCTCTTCCCACGGACCGAATGGCGATGGAATCGATTTGGACTCTTGCCGAAACGTCCGCATCTCGGACTGTTTTTTCGATACCTACGACGACTGCATCGTTATCAAGTCTGGCCGTGACGCTCAAGGACGAGCGATTGGTCGTCCTACCGAGTTTGTGACCATCACGAACTGCGTTATGTATCAAGGAAATGGAGGTGTCGTGATTGGTAGCGAGATGTCAGGCGGTATTCGTAACATCACTGCGTCCAATATCGTGTGCTACGGCACGGATCGCGGAATTCGGCTCAAGACAGCTCGTGGACGCGGAGCAGTAGTCGAGAACCTACGCTTCGACAATTGGGTGATCGAAAACTCCGCTTTGGAATCTATTCAGATTTCTAGCAACTACGTGGATTTGCCCGAGGAGGATTTCAGTGAACGTACTCCTACCATGCGTAACGTGGCTATCAGTAACGTCACTATCGTGAACGCTGCCAAAGCAATCAACATCGCTGGATTGCCGGAGCAAAAGGTCGAAGGTCTTCGCTTTTCCGATATCGTAGCTTCGGGGGAAATCGGTCTAAACTGCGATCTCGCGGAAGATGTAGAGTTCAATAACGTGCGGATTAACGCTCGGACAGGTGCTCAGTTTTCAATTACAAACTCCAAAGGCGTTGTTCTCAATAATGTCGGGAGCCGCCAAGAATCTCAAGAGCCGGTGGTTTCCGTTCGCGATGTCGAGGACCTGTGGTTGACCAACAGCCATGCGGTCGCGGCAAACGAGACTTTTCTCGAGGTTAATGGAGCAGAAACCTCAAACATCGCGGTAACAGGTAGTGAAATTTCGAATGCGGCGACTCCATTGAGCGTTGGCGAGGAAGTCAGTGAGGGAGAGGTCCTTTTCAAATAG
- a CDS encoding glycoside hydrolase family 43 protein codes for MTFAPNPTRIGKTITRLVVSTLAFAAAMYAFAQDEQSVPEKAYLFPHFYWNGDSGMHLAWSRDGFTWELLKDGESFLHPEVGESKLIRDPSVTKGPDGTYHMVWTDSWGSKTIGYASTKDFVHWSEQKTIPVMTHEPDAQNSWAPEIYWDSSEQNFLILWSTTIPGTFPESALSNRRPTRNHRIYVTTTEDFENFTPTRLYYDGGFNVIDAILAEDGDDWLMFVKHEQLSPTTEKNIRLVRAKTSHGPFSAPSPAITGDYWSEGPSPFKIDDYWYVYFDKHMLNKYGAVRSKDLENWEDVSDLLHFPKDVRHGCFIEVDRSILEPLLAL; via the coding sequence ATGACTTTTGCCCCAAACCCAACACGTATTGGAAAGACGATTACGCGTCTGGTCGTCTCGACTCTCGCTTTCGCAGCCGCAATGTACGCATTTGCGCAAGATGAGCAAAGCGTTCCAGAGAAAGCTTACCTCTTTCCTCACTTCTATTGGAATGGGGACTCCGGTATGCACCTCGCTTGGAGCCGTGATGGTTTCACTTGGGAATTACTCAAAGACGGGGAGAGTTTCCTGCATCCCGAGGTAGGCGAGTCGAAACTTATTCGAGACCCGTCTGTGACGAAAGGGCCAGACGGTACCTACCACATGGTTTGGACCGACTCATGGGGCAGCAAGACGATTGGCTATGCTTCGACCAAAGATTTTGTTCATTGGAGCGAGCAGAAGACGATACCCGTCATGACACATGAGCCCGACGCACAGAATAGCTGGGCTCCCGAGATTTACTGGGATTCGAGCGAGCAGAATTTTCTAATCCTGTGGTCGACTACCATTCCCGGTACCTTTCCTGAGTCAGCTCTCTCGAATCGACGCCCAACCCGCAATCACCGTATTTACGTTACGACTACGGAAGATTTCGAAAATTTCACGCCGACCCGACTCTATTACGATGGAGGCTTCAATGTCATCGACGCGATCCTTGCGGAAGACGGAGACGATTGGCTGATGTTCGTCAAGCACGAGCAACTCAGCCCAACCACAGAGAAGAACATCCGTCTGGTTCGTGCCAAGACTTCGCACGGTCCATTTTCGGCTCCGTCACCCGCTATCACCGGAGACTATTGGTCTGAGGGCCCATCGCCCTTTAAGATCGATGACTATTGGTACGTGTATTTCGACAAGCACATGCTTAACAAGTACGGAGCCGTTCGCTCCAAGGACTTGGAAAATTGGGAGGATGTGAGCGACCTATTGCATTTTCCCAAAGACGTACGGCATGGCTGCTTCATAGAGGTGGATCGCTCCATACTTGAGCCTTTGCTGGCTCTTTAA
- a CDS encoding DUF5060 domain-containing protein — translation MKPKLNLPRLLALASTCFAFFVVTASAEDAVVEKWGRFEILLNGPAEGNPFMEVELEATFTNGFETKTVSGFYDGDGVYRIRFMPEATGEWRYRTQSSAWELSNQVGEFEVVAPSSDNHGPVSVYNTYHFAYADETPYWVMGTTSYTWTHRPAEFEELTLKTLEESPFNKLRMCVFPQTHGTKMDQSQPMPPERFPFEGEGTDPNYERFNPEFFQHLEMRVQNLQDLGIEADLILFHPYDDDHIWGLDHMDDATEERYIRYIVARLSSYRNVWWSIANEFDFVRNKTDADWDRNFQVVVDADPYGHLRSIHNGKEIYDNNKPWVTHASIQNGAAADTVTAAQLYRDVYRKPVVYDELEYEGNHDLRWAQLTGEDLVHRFWAATAAGTYGGHSEFIFDDEDTSQVVWLGQGGELKGDSPERLAFLLEILENGPLGGFEPIDKWHWDPTVGQPGVQYLTYFGRQAPEEWEFKLYKGLEAGMKFKVEIIDAWNMTITPVKGVFEIGEKKDYHHYDTKGRSIQLDGKPYQALRITRVN, via the coding sequence ATGAAACCCAAATTGAATTTGCCCCGTCTGTTAGCCCTCGCTAGCACGTGTTTTGCCTTTTTCGTTGTCACTGCGTCAGCCGAGGATGCTGTCGTCGAAAAGTGGGGACGCTTTGAAATCTTACTAAACGGTCCAGCCGAGGGAAACCCCTTTATGGAAGTTGAGCTAGAGGCAACTTTCACGAATGGATTCGAAACCAAGACAGTATCCGGTTTTTATGACGGTGACGGGGTTTATAGAATTCGATTCATGCCCGAAGCCACGGGAGAATGGAGGTATCGTACCCAAAGCAGCGCTTGGGAACTCTCGAACCAAGTCGGCGAATTCGAAGTCGTAGCTCCGAGCTCTGACAACCATGGCCCTGTAAGTGTCTACAACACATACCATTTCGCGTATGCAGATGAGACCCCGTATTGGGTCATGGGTACAACGTCCTACACCTGGACGCATCGCCCTGCGGAGTTCGAAGAGTTGACGCTGAAGACTCTAGAAGAATCTCCCTTCAACAAGCTACGAATGTGCGTCTTTCCGCAAACCCATGGCACCAAGATGGATCAAAGCCAACCAATGCCCCCCGAGCGCTTCCCGTTTGAAGGCGAGGGGACGGACCCTAACTACGAGCGCTTCAATCCAGAATTCTTCCAGCACCTCGAAATGCGTGTCCAAAACCTGCAGGACCTAGGTATCGAAGCGGACTTGATTCTCTTTCACCCTTACGACGATGACCATATCTGGGGACTCGATCACATGGATGATGCTACCGAAGAGCGCTACATTCGATACATCGTGGCCCGTTTGTCTTCTTACCGAAATGTTTGGTGGTCGATCGCCAACGAATTCGATTTTGTCCGCAACAAGACCGATGCCGATTGGGATCGCAACTTTCAAGTGGTCGTCGATGCGGATCCTTACGGACACTTGCGTTCCATTCACAATGGTAAGGAGATCTATGACAACAATAAGCCTTGGGTAACGCACGCTTCCATTCAGAACGGCGCGGCAGCCGATACCGTAACCGCGGCTCAGCTCTATCGCGATGTTTATCGCAAGCCGGTCGTGTACGATGAGCTTGAATACGAGGGCAATCACGATCTGCGTTGGGCTCAACTCACTGGAGAGGACCTCGTACACCGCTTCTGGGCAGCAACGGCGGCCGGTACCTACGGAGGTCATAGCGAATTCATCTTTGACGACGAAGACACGAGTCAGGTCGTTTGGCTTGGCCAAGGAGGAGAGCTCAAAGGAGACAGCCCTGAACGCTTGGCCTTCCTGCTGGAAATCCTCGAAAACGGCCCGCTTGGCGGATTCGAACCAATCGATAAGTGGCATTGGGATCCGACAGTGGGTCAGCCAGGAGTGCAGTATTTGACCTACTTTGGCCGGCAAGCGCCCGAAGAGTGGGAGTTCAAACTCTACAAAGGCCTCGAGGCCGGCATGAAGTTCAAGGTCGAAATAATCGATGCGTGGAACATGACCATCACACCGGTTAAGGGCGTTTTCGAGATCGGCGAAAAGAAGGACTACCACCACTACGATACGAAGGGCCGCTCCATTCAGCTGGATGGCAAGCCCTACCAAGCGCTGCGGATTACCCGAGTTAACTAA